A stretch of the Fundulus heteroclitus isolate FHET01 unplaced genomic scaffold, MU-UCD_Fhet_4.1 scaffold_49, whole genome shotgun sequence genome encodes the following:
- the LOC118560792 gene encoding oocyte zinc finger protein XlCOF6-like, which translates to MEDERRLLDFSRIPLIILQRIDPQNSCFSTDEGIHTELCTPERNSTVDEQESEPRQLKEEKVEQEQYKEEDRPLYINQSEKQLALKQETKDILMISSNVQRLPNETEQSRNKLISQAFPEVENQDQERNNEETEKKREEQKHKQLERTADISKPKSNKKPHPDQNIYSSKTGYKDYSQSRPLSTHTRTDKAQNPFSCKSCGKKFTYRSRLEIHMRTHTGEKSWSCVTCGKSFSLPSVLKYHMRSHTGEKPFTCATCEKSYKDRSSLMYHMMTHTGEKPFKCETCNKGYKTKSLLVHHMRSHTGEKPFTCVTCGKGFKQKSQLLCHMTFHTGEKPYSCVTCGKSYSNRSSVTYHITTHTGEKPFTCLTCVKVFRQKNALKIHMKSHTREKSFLCVTCGKSYRCRSSFTYHMRNHTGEKPFKCETCEKSFTSKSILVSHMRTHTGEKPFKCEICAKSFTGKSNMVRHMRTHTGEKPFKCETCEKRFTSKTSLVSHMRTHTGEKPYSCVTCGKGYRNKSSFTCHIRTHTGEKLFKCETCKKGYKTKSLLVHHMRSHTGEKPFTCVTCGKGFKQKSQLLCHMTFHTGEKPYSCVTCGKSYSSRNGLTYHITTHTGEKPFTGVTCVKVFRQKNALNIHMKSHTREKSFSCVTCGKSYRYRSSLTYHMRNHTGKKPFKCETCEKSFTSKTSLVSHMRTHTGEKPFICEICAKSFTGKSNMVRHMRTHTGEKPFKCEICEKQFTGKSNMVSHMRSHTGEKPFKCETCEKSFISKTSLVSHMRTHTGEKPYSCVTCGKGYSNRSSFTCHIRTHTGKKPWKQT; encoded by the coding sequence atcccCAAAATTCTTGCTTCTCTACAGATGAGGGCATTCACACCGAGCTTTGCACCCCGGAGAGAAATTCCACTGTAGATGAGCAGGAATCAGAACCTCGACAGCTAAAAGAGGAGAAGGTGGAACAAGAACAGTATAAAGAGGAAGACAGGCCACTCTACATCAATCAGTCTGAAAAGCAACTTGCTCTGAAACAGGAGACTAAAGACATTTTGATGATTTCTTCTAACGTGCAAAGACTCCCCAATGAAACAGAACAAAGCAGGAACAAACTCATCTCTCAAGCCTTCCCAGAAGTTGAGAACCAGGATCAGGAAAGAAACAAtgaggaaacagaaaaaaagagagaagagcaGAAGCACAAACAGCTGGAAAGAactgctgacatttcaaaacCAAAAAGTAACAAGAAACCTCACCctgaccaaaatatatattcttcTAAAACTGGTTATAAAGACTATTCTCAATCAAGGCCCTTGAGTACACACACAAGAACAGACAAGGCACAGAATCCTTTCTCATGTAAGAGCTGTGGGAAAAAGTTTACCTATAGAAGCCGTTTAGAaattcacatgagaactcacacggGTGAGAAGTCGTGGTCTTGTGTGACttgtggaaaaagctttagtCTGCCAAGCGTTTTAAAATATCACATGAGatctcacacaggtgagaagcctttcacatGTGCAACCTGTGAAAAGAGTTACAAAGATAGAAGTAGTTTAATGTATCACATGAtgactcacacaggtgagaagcctttcaaaTGTGAGACCTGTAATaaaggttataaaacaaaatctctTTTGGTTCATCACATGAGaagtcacacaggtgagaagcctttcaccTGTGTGActtgtggaaaaggttttaaacaaaaatctcaATTGCTATGTCATATGACatttcacacaggtgagaaaccgTATTCATGTgtgacatgtggaaaaagttatAGTAATAGAAGTAGTGTAACATATCACATTAcaactcacacaggtgaaaagCCTTTCACATGTTTGACCTGTGTTAAagtttttagacaaaaaaacGCATTAAAAATTCACATGAAATCTCACACAAGGGAAAAGTCTTTCCTGTGTGtgacctgtggaaaaagttaCAGATGTAGAAGTAGTTTTACTTATCACATGAGAaatcacacaggtgagaagcctttcaaaTGTGAgacatgtgaaaaaagttttacaaGTAAAAGTATTTTGGTAagtcacatgagaactcacacaggtgagaaacctttCAAATGTGAGATATGTGCAAAAAGTTTTACAGGCAAATCTAATATGGTAcgtcacatgagaactcacacaggtgagaaacctttCAAATGTGAGACATGTGAAAAACGTTTTACAAGTAAAACTAGTTTGGTAagtcacatgagaactcacacaggtgagaagccttatTCATGTGTGACCTGTGGGAAAGgttacagaaataaaagtaGTTTCACTTGTCACAtaagaactcacacaggtgagaagcttTTCAAATGTGAGACCTGTAAAAAAGGTTATAAAACGAAATCTCTTTTGGTTCATCACATGAGaagtcacacaggtgagaagcctttcaccTGTGTGActtgtggaaaaggttttaaacaaaaatctcaATTGCTATgtcacatgacatttcacacaggtgagaaaccttattcatgtgtgacctgtggaaagagttacagTAGTAGAAATGGTCTAACTTATCACATTAcaactcacacaggtgaaaagCCTTTCACAGGTGTGACCTGTGTTAAagtttttagacaaaaaaacGCATTAAACATTCACATGAAATCTCACACAAGGGAAAAGTCTTTCTCGTGTGtgacctgtggaaaaagttaCAGATATAGAAGTAGTCTTACTTATCACATGAGAAATCATACAGGTAAGAAGCCTTTCAAATGTGAgacatgtgaaaaaagttttacaaGTAAAACTAGTTTGGTAagtcacatgagaactcacacaggtgagaaacctttCATATGTGAGATATGTGCAAAAAGTTTTACAGGCAAATCTAATATGGTAcgtcacatgagaactcacacaggtgagaagcctttcaaaTGTGAGATATGTGAAAAACAATTTACAGGCAAATCTAATATGGTAAGTCACATGAGaagtcacacaggtgagaagcctttcaaaTGTGAgacatgtgaaaaaagttttataaGTAAAACTAGTTTGGTAagtcacatgagaactcacacaggtgagaagccttacTCATGTGTGACCTGTGGGAAAGGTTACAGTAATAGAAGTAGTTTCACTTGTCACATAAGAACTCACACAGGCAAGAAGCCTTGGAAACAAACCTAG
- the LOC105922688 gene encoding gastrula zinc finger protein XlCGF57.1, with translation MEDERRLLDFSRIPLIILQRIDPNKYCICKNEPTHTELSNQAGNYTSDEMGLKPGQTKWEQKEPEPMQIKQEQGIPKQLQIKEEKVELEHHQFKEEESEQCISHTEKQLVLKQEPDNILMVPSSVQRLSNETEQKRNQRISQASPEAENQDQEGNNEEPERRRDELKQHEGCKKTKLQKGTADISKQKTKKKPHPDQNMDSCEIGYQKVSQKSHLSTHIRTEKAKKPFSCMSCGKQFPIRSYLKIHMRSHTGERPFTCVTCGKGFGRKGHLNHHMRSHTGEKPFTCVTCGKGFSQKSSLKNHMIIHTGEKPFTCETCGKVYSDKSSLRTHMKTHTGENSFPCVSCGKIYSERSSLRYHLKSHTGEKPFSCVTCGKTFILRNVLKTHMRIHTGEKPFTCVTCGKSYTDRSCLTNHMKTHTGEKPFACETCGKTFILRSSLKTHMRIHTDEKPFLCVTCGKSYRDRRSIDYHMRNHR, from the exons ATGGAGGATGAGCGCAGACTGCTGGATTTCAGCCGGATCCCCCTGATAATCTTACAGCGAATAG atcccAACAAATACTGTATCTGTAAAAACGAGCCAACTCACACTGAGCTCAGCAACCAGGCAGGAAACTACACTTCAGATGAAATGGGACTCAAACCTGGGCAGACAAAATGGGAGCAAAaggaaccagaaccaatgcAGATAAAACAGGAGCAAGGGATTCCAAAACAATTGCAGATAAAAGAAGAGAAAGTAGAACTAGAACATCATCAGTTTAAAGAGGAAGAAAGTGAACAATGCATCAGTCACACTGAAAAGCAACTTGTGCTGAAACAGGAGCCTGATAACATTTTAATGGTTCCATCCAGTGTGCAAAGACTCTCCAATGAAACTGAACAGAAAAGGAACCAACGCATTTCTCAGGCCTCCCCTGAAGCTGAGAACCAGGATCAGGAAGGAAACAACGAGGAACCGGAAAGAAGGAGAGATGAGCTGAAGCAACATGAGGGATGTAAGAAAACCAAACTACAGAAAGGAactgctgacatttcaaaacagaaaactaaaaagaaacctCACCCTGACCAAAATATGGATTCTTGTGAAATTGGTTATCAAAAAGTTTCTCAAAAAAGTCACTTGAGTACACACATAAGAACAGAAAAGGCtaagaagcctttctcatgtatGAGCTGTGGGAAACAGTTCCCCAtaagaagctatttaaaaattCACATGAGAAGTCACACTGGTGAGAGACCTTTCACATGTGTAACCTGTGGGAAAGGTTTTGGACGGAAAGGCCATTTAAATCATCACATGAGaagtcacacaggtgagaaacctttCACATGTGTCACCTGTGGGAAAGGTTTTAGTCAAAAAAGCAGTCTAAAAAATCACATGATAATTCACACGGGTGAGAAGCCATTCACATGTGAAACCTGTGGAAAGGTGTACAGTGATAAAAGTAGTTTGCGAACTCATATgaaaactcacacaggtgagaactCTTTCCCATGTGTGAGCTGTGGAAAGATTTACAGTGAAAGAAGTAGTTTACGTTATCACTTGAAaagtcacacaggtgagaaacctttCTCATGTGTCACCTGTGGAAAAACCTTTATTCTAAGAAACGTTTTAAAAActcacatgagaattcacacaggtgagaagcctttcacatgtgtgacctgtggaaaaagttaCACGGATAGAAGCTGCTTAACTAATCACATGAAAACTCATACAGGTGAGAAACCTTTCGCATGTGAAACCTGTGGAAAAACCTTTATTCTAAGAAGCAGTTTAAAAActcacatgagaattcacacagacGAGAAGCCTTTCTTATGTGtgacctgtggaaaaagttaCAGAGATAGAAGAAGCATAGACTATCATATGAGAAATCACAGATGA
- the LOC110367752 gene encoding gastrula zinc finger protein XlCGF57.1 produces the protein MEDERRLLDFSRIPLIILQRIDHQKYYVCKDEGVHTELRNQEGNSTLDQEEPKRFQIKEEKEEKEHQQFKEEERQLCISQAEKQLVLKQETDNILIVPSNVQRLPNETEQNRNQLISPASPKVKNLDQEENFEEPEKRREELKQNERCKKTKQQTGTVEISKQKTNMKTLPDQNLSSCKIGYTNFSQKSHLGTYVRKDEAKKPFSCMSCGKKFTNRSSLKIHMTTHTGEKPFSCETCEKSFILKSLLKVHIRTHTGERPFKCETCGKSFTTKHYLTRHTRTHKGEKPFSCETCGKSYCDKSSLSYHVKTHTGEKPFPCSACGKSYSNIKCLTYHVRTHTGEKPFTCETCEKSFFDKGLLKVHMRTHTGEKPFICETCGKSYSSRNGLTYHVKTHTGEKPFTCHTCEKSFFVKSLLKVHTRTHTGEKPFKCDICEKGFTKKYDLVRHMRSHKGEKPFSCVICGKSFTTKEHLARHMRTHRGEKPFTCTTCGKSYSDRRSLTYHIRTHTGEKPFSCVTCGKSYRGHFGLTYHMRIHR, from the exons ATGGAGGATGAGCGCAGACTGCTGGATTTCAGCCGGATCCCCCTGATAATCTTACAGCGAATAG accacCAAAAATATTACGTGTGTAAAGATGAGGGGGTTCACACTgagctcaggaaccaggaaggaAACTCTACTTTAGATCAAGAGGAACCAAAACGTTTTCAGAtaaaggaggagaaagaggaaaaagaacatCAACAGTTTAAAGAAGAAGAGAGGCAACTCTGCATCAGTCAGGCTGAAAAGCAACTGGTGCTGAAACAGGAGACTgataacattttaattgttCCTTCTAACGTGCAAAGACTCCCCAatgaaacagaacagaacaggaaCCAACTCATCTCTCCGGCCTCCCCTAAAGTTAAGAACCTGGATCAGGaagaaaactttgaggaaccagaaaaaaggagagaagagcTGAAGCAAAATGAAAGATGCAAGAAAACCAAACAGCAGACAGGAACTgttgagatatcaaaacaaaaaacaaacatgaaaactCTCCCTGACCAAAATCTATCTTCCTGTAAAATTGGTTATACAAACTTTTCTCAAAAAAGTCACTTGGGTACATATGTGAGAAAAGATGAGGCGAAGAAGCCTTTCTCTTGTATGAGCTGTGGAAAAAAGTTTACCAACAGAAGCAGTTTGAAAATTCACATGACAACTCACACTGGTGAAAAACCTTTCAGTTGTGAGAcctgtgaaaaaagttttattttgaaaagccttttaaaagttcacattagaactcacacaggtgagaggccttTCAAATGTGAGACCTGTGGAAAGAGTTTTACAACCAAACATTATTTGACACGTCACACAAGAACTCACaaaggtgagaagcctttctcatgtgaaacctgtggaaaaagttaCTGTGATAAAAGTAGTTTAAGTTATCATGTgaaaactcacacaggtgagaaacctttCCCTTGTTCGGcctgtggaaagagttacagtaatataaaatgtttaacttaTCATGTGAGAACGCACACAGGCGAGAAGCCTTTCACTTGTGAGacttgtgaaaaaagtttttttgacAAAGGCCTTTTAAAagttcacatgagaactcacacaggtgagaagcctttcattTGTGAgacctgtggaaagagttatAGTAGTAGAAATGGTTTAACTTACCATGTGAAAACTCACACAGGCGAGAAGCCTTTCACTTGTCACacttgtgaaaaaagtttttttgtgaaaagccttttaaaagttcacacgagaactcatacaggtgagaagcctttcaaaTGTGATATATgtgaaaaaggttttacaaaaaaatatgatttggtACGCCACATGAGAAGTCATaaaggtgagaagcctttctcgtGTGTAATCTGTGGAAAGAGTTTCACAACAAAAGAGCATTTGGCACgccacatgagaactcacagaGGTGAGAAACCTTTCACATGTACaacctgtggaaagagttacagTGATAGAAGAAGTTTAACTTATCACATAAGAactcacacaggagagaagcctttctcatgtgtgacctgtggaaagagttacagGGGTCACTTTGGTTTAACATATCATATGAGAATTCACAGATGA